A stretch of Capsicum annuum cultivar UCD-10X-F1 unplaced genomic scaffold, UCD10Xv1.1 ctg995, whole genome shotgun sequence DNA encodes these proteins:
- the LOC124895731 gene encoding probable peroxygenase 5, with the protein MFFLHFLFIAHSSLQILIFFSLDIDAMASSTSCSQAAEKIGNNHELTPLEKHVMFFDINNDGIIYPSETYQAFRKMGRGIFRSMFAAVLIHFTLSHKTRPGKCPSLLFPIVVENIKYAIHGSDSGAYDSEGRFVPEKFEEIFKKHANQNPDSLTYNEVKELLKTNRERKDYYGWANAFVDWKSLYDLGKSNNGTLTKETVRAVYDGSLFEQIAQEQASK; encoded by the exons ATGTTCTTccttcattttctatttatagcaCATTCTTCTCTACAAATTCTCATATTCTTTTCGTTGGATATAGATGCCATGGCTAGCTCAACCAGCTGTAGTCAAGCTGCGG aaaaaattggaaataatCATGAGCTCACTCCTTTGGAAAAGCATGTCATGTTCTTTGATATCAATAATGATGGAATAATTTACCCTTCAGAAACGTACCAag CTTTTAGAAAGATGGGGCGTGGTATTTTCCGTTCTATGTTTGCTGCTGTTCTCATTCATTTCACTCTCAGTCACAAGACTCGACCG GGAAAATGCCCATCTCTACTCTTCCCCATTGTGgtagaaaatatcaaatatgcCATTCACGGCAGTGATTCTGGTGCTTATGACTCTGAAGGGAG GTTTGTGCCAGAGAAGTTTGAGGAGATCTTTAAGAAGCATGCAAATCAAAATCCAGATTCCTTAACCTACAACGAAGTGAAAGAACTGCTCAAGACTAACAGAGAACGAAAGGACTACTATGGATG GGCAAATGCTTTTGTAGATTGGAAGTCTTTAtatgatttaggaaaaagtaATAATGGCACATTGACCAAAGAAACCGTCAGAGCTGTCTACGATGGAAGCCTTTTCGAGCAAATAGCACAGGAGCAGGCTTCAAAGTAG
- the LOC107871078 gene encoding uncharacterized protein LOC107871078 produces the protein MPEAAGGKAIAATAALFSSPRRRTPSHQRDLASAFIFPLPNENNTNSRSSRCRRPPLRHLFSSSPSLHCPSAAANGIRRHHRRFWQYHRKILKYMMDSHFQGLVIS, from the exons ATGCCAGAAGCAGCCGGCGGGAAAGCCATAGCTGCCACCGCTGCTCTGTTCTCTTCCCCACGCCGGAGAACACCATCCCACCAGCGAGATCTGGCCAGCGCTTTCATTTTCCCGCTACCCAATGAGAACAACACCAACAGCCGCTCCAGCCGGTGCAGGCGACCACCACTACGTCACCTGTTTTCTTCCTCTCCTTCTTTACACTGTCCAAGCGCCGCCGCTAATGGAATCCGCCGCCACCACCGCCGTTTCTGGCAATATCACCGGAAAATTCTAAAGTACATGATGGATTCACATTTTCAG ggACTAGTAATTTCATGA